In Paenibacillus dendritiformis, the DNA window AGACAACGATTTGCCAACTTCATTTTCCTCCTTGCGATTGGAATGGATGTGTATAAGAACTCAAGCTGAGCTTATACCGGTGAGGGGCAATAGACCGCGGCATGTGCAGCAAGATATGCGCTTTAACTTCTGGGAGCGCGTATGAAGAGCCGGGGTGTGACGATTTGATATGTATATTTATTCATGGAGAGTCCGACTTATTAACAGAAAATAGAAAAATTATGAGGTGGCGGCGGTGCTGCTCAGGGGCCGGAGGGGGTTGAGCGAATGGCAAAAAGACGCCAAGCCGCGCGCGGCTTGACGTCTTGCCGAAATCCAGGGTTCGCGAGCTTATGTCTCGGGAGTGGACTAACCCGTCACCCGTCCGCCGTATCTTGGTCGCCGCATTCCTATTCTCAGTCCCAGGCCCCGTTCTAGTTGAGGTTCACCCAGACGGTCTTCACTTCGGTATAGTTGTCGAGCGCGTAGGATCCCATTTCGCGCCCGAGGCCCGATTGCTTGTAGCCGCCGAACGGAGCGGCCGCGTCGAAGACGTTATAGCAGTTCACCCAGACCGTGCCGGCTTTCAGTTTGCTTGCAAGATAGTGGGCTTGCTTCAGATTTTGCGTCCATACTCCCGCAGCCAAGCCGTAGTCGGATTGGTTGGCCTGTTCGATCAAGTCGTCGAGCGTATCGTACGGCATCGCCGCCACCACCGGCCCGAAGATCTCTTCGCGGGCAATCGTCATCTTCGGATCGACATGCGCGAATACCGTCGGCTCGACGAAATAGCCCTGATCGGCAGGCACGTTGCCGCCCGCAACGAGCTCCGCGCCGGCCGCTTTCCCCGCTTCGATATAGCGCTTCACGATGTCATGCTGCTCGGACGAGACGAGCGGGCCCATTTCCGTATCGGGATCGAGGCCGAAGCCTACGCGAATCCGCTTCGCCTCCGATGCCAGGTCGGCCACGACGTTGTCATACAATTTCTTCTGCACGTAGAGACGCGAACCGGCCGAGCACACCTGTCCCTGGTTGAAGGTGATGCCCCGGAGCGCGCCGCGCACCGCCCGGGACAGATCGGCGTCCGGGAGGATGATGTTCGGCGATTTGCCGCCGAGCTCGAGCGTTACTTTTTTGACCGTGTCCGCGGCCTCGCGCATGATCGATTTTCCGACCACCGTCGAGCCGGTGAAGGCGATCTTGTCGACTTGCGGGTGCCGGACGAGCGGCGCGCCCGCGGTCTCTCCGAAGCCCGGAATGACGTTGATGACGCCAGGCGGGAACCCTGCTTCCTGAGTTAGCTGTGCGAGGTAGAGGGCCGACAGCGGCGTCTGCTCCGCCGGCTTCAGGACGACGGTGCAGCCGGTGGCGAGGGCGGCGCCAAGCTTCCAGGCCGCCATCAGCAGCGGGAAGTTCCACGGGATGATCTGGCCGACGACCCCGACCGGTTCATGTCTCGTATAGGTAAGGAAGTTGCCTGCCGTAGGAATGGTTTGTCCGACGATTTTTGTGGCCCAGCCGGCATAATAACGGAAATGCTCGATCGTGAGCGGGAGATCGGCCGCCTTCGTCTCCCGCAGCGGCTTGCCGTTATCCAGCGTCTCCAGCTCGGCCAGCTCTTGCTTGTTCGCTTCGATAAGATCGGCCAGCTTATAGATGAGCCGGCTGCGATCCGCGGCGCTCATGGTGGACCATTGGCCATGATCGAAAGCCTGACGCGCCGCCTTGACCGCGCGATCCACATCCTCTTCCCGCGCTTCCGACACGACCGCCAGCACTTGCCCCGAGGCCGGATTGATCGACGAGAAGACGTTGTTCTGGACGGATTCGACCCATTCGCCATTGATGAACAGCTTTTTCGTTCCCTGCAAAAATGCTTCAACCTTCGGACTGATTTGGAACGGTGACAAGCATAATCACTCCTTTGTGAGAATATTCATTGACAATGATTGCAGGCTCTCACATGATATGTATTCTCCAGGAGGACGAATCATGCCCGTTGTGAGCGGGAGAAAGCGGGGGTGGTTCTTTTTCCCATACCGAAAATCTCTTGCGGAATCCGAGATGGTTCTCTATAATAGATGAACAAACTTCATATCTGGATGAAG includes these proteins:
- a CDS encoding aldehyde dehydrogenase family protein, translated to MSPFQISPKVEAFLQGTKKLFINGEWVESVQNNVFSSINPASGQVLAVVSEAREEDVDRAVKAARQAFDHGQWSTMSAADRSRLIYKLADLIEANKQELAELETLDNGKPLRETKAADLPLTIEHFRYYAGWATKIVGQTIPTAGNFLTYTRHEPVGVVGQIIPWNFPLLMAAWKLGAALATGCTVVLKPAEQTPLSALYLAQLTQEAGFPPGVINVIPGFGETAGAPLVRHPQVDKIAFTGSTVVGKSIMREAADTVKKVTLELGGKSPNIILPDADLSRAVRGALRGITFNQGQVCSAGSRLYVQKKLYDNVVADLASEAKRIRVGFGLDPDTEMGPLVSSEQHDIVKRYIEAGKAAGAELVAGGNVPADQGYFVEPTVFAHVDPKMTIAREEIFGPVVAAMPYDTLDDLIEQANQSDYGLAAGVWTQNLKQAHYLASKLKAGTVWVNCYNVFDAAAPFGGYKQSGLGREMGSYALDNYTEVKTVWVNLN